Proteins encoded in a region of the Diabrotica undecimpunctata isolate CICGRU chromosome 10, icDiaUnde3, whole genome shotgun sequence genome:
- the LOC140451732 gene encoding uncharacterized protein produces MKVLRKRLTTGTRQIIKSKNRNGHLTTNREETFKIVEDFYKLLCTSQRKANSREDQVPEILTRKKGILQQGSELLPEITIDAINLAIRKAKNNKSPGEDCEVTNAIKIGGTCLVKKIKNLSNMCLLDCNILDKWHNAKVILLYKKEDPHEAF; encoded by the coding sequence ATGAAAGTATTGAGAAAAAGACTAACAACGGGGACAAGGCAGATAATAAAGAGTAAAAATAGAAATGGTCATCTTACAACCAACAGAGAGGAAACCTTTaaaatagttgaagacttctacaaATTGCTGTGCACAAGCCAACGCAAAGCAAATAGCAGAGAAGATCAAGTACCAGAAATATTAACAAGGAAAAAGGGCATTCTCCAACAAGGATCAGAACTACTACCGGAAATCACAATAGACGCAATAAATCTAGCCATAAGAAAAGCTAAAAATAACAAATCTCCAGGCGAAGATTGTGAAGTTACTAATGCAATCAAAATCGGAGGCACTTGCCtcgttaagaaaataaaaaacctttcTAACATGTGCCTTTTGGACTGTAATATACTCGACAAATGGCACAATGCTAAGGTAATTCTATTGTACAAAAAAGAAGATCCCCATGAAGCTTTTTAG